One part of the Sporohalobacter salinus genome encodes these proteins:
- a CDS encoding ATP-binding cassette domain-containing protein: MIRVENLYKNFGDLEVLKDINFEIDAGEVVVIIGPSGSGKSTVLRCINLLEELTSGQIYIEETSMDDPETDINLMRQRVGMVFQQFNLFPHKTSLENITLAPIKVKNISESEAEEIAYELLDKVGLRDKADVYPAQLSGGQKQRIAIARALAMEPKVMLFDEPTSALDPEMVGEVLEVMRALAEEGMTMAVVTHEMGFAREVGDRIFFMDEGRIVETGPPEQIFDEPQEERTQEFLSKIL, encoded by the coding sequence GTGATTAGAGTCGAAAATTTATATAAGAATTTTGGTGACCTAGAAGTTTTGAAGGATATAAATTTTGAAATAGACGCAGGAGAGGTAGTAGTAATTATTGGTCCCAGTGGTTCAGGGAAGAGTACTGTGTTGCGCTGTATTAATCTGTTAGAAGAGTTGACTTCTGGTCAAATTTATATTGAAGAAACTTCTATGGATGATCCAGAGACAGATATCAATCTGATGCGCCAAAGAGTAGGTATGGTTTTTCAGCAATTTAATTTATTTCCTCATAAGACTTCATTAGAGAATATAACTCTAGCTCCCATTAAAGTAAAGAATATTTCCGAAAGTGAAGCTGAAGAGATTGCCTATGAGTTATTGGATAAGGTAGGTCTGCGGGATAAAGCAGATGTCTACCCTGCTCAGTTATCAGGTGGTCAAAAACAGAGGATTGCTATTGCTCGAGCTTTAGCTATGGAGCCTAAAGTGATGTTATTTGATGAGCCTACATCCGCTTTAGATCCAGAGATGGTAGGTGAAGTATTAGAGGTTATGAGAGCTTTAGCTGAAGAAGGAATGACTATGGCAGTAGTTACTCATGAGATGGGTTTTGCTCGTGAAGTAGGAGATAGAATTTTCTTTATGGATGAGGGAAGAATAGTTGAAACAGGGCCTCCAGAGCAGATATTTGATGAGCCGCAAGAGGAAAGAACTCAGGAATTTTTGAGTAAGATTCTTTAA